One window from the genome of Palaemon carinicauda isolate YSFRI2023 chromosome 24, ASM3689809v2, whole genome shotgun sequence encodes:
- the LOC137618421 gene encoding cerebellar degeneration-related antigen 1-like, translated as MLDDVEVKKMPDGVEDKNRPDGVEDKKMLDGVEVKKILDGVEDKKMLDDVEVKKMPDGIEDKKRPDGVEDKKMLDGVEVKKILDGVEDKKMLDDVEVKKMPDGIEDKKMPDGVEDEKMLDGVEVKKILDGMEDKKMLDGVEVQNILDSVNGTGDKNSR; from the coding sequence ATGCTAGATGATGTAGAAGTTAAAAAGATGCCAGATGGTGTAGAAGATAAAAATAGGCCAGATGGTGTAGAAGATAAAAAGATGCTAGATGGTGTAGAAGTTAAAAAGATTCTAGATGGTGTGGAAGATAAAAAGATGCTAGATGATGTAGAAGTTAAAAAGATGCCAGATGGTATAGAAGATAAAAAGAGGCCAGATGGTGTAGAAGATAAAAAGATGCTAGATGGTGTAGAAGTTAAAAAGATTCTAGATGGTGTGGAAGATAAAAAGATGCTAGATGATGTAGAAGTTAAAAAGATGCCAGATGGTATAGAAGATAAAAAGATGCCAGATGGTGTAGAAGATGAAAAGATGCTAGATGGTGTAGAAGTTAAAAAGATTCTAGATGGTATGGAAGATAAAAAGATGCTAGATGGTGTAGAAGTTCAAAATATTCTAGATAGTGTGAATGGCACCGGTGATAAAAATTCAAGATAA